The sequence AAAGCATCAATAAATCTACAACTAAACTTATAAGCCGCTGATTTTGACGCTTGATAGTTCCGAGAATATCCCATGCTTCTTTAATATCTAAATCTGGCATTAATAAAACTGAATCTATTGTTGCTTGAGTTGCGGCTAACGGTGTTCTTAATTCATGAGCAGCGTCGGCTGTAAATTGTTGAATTTGTCTGTAAGATTGATAAATTGGTCGCATTGCTAAACCTGCCAACCACCAGCTAGCAAAAGCAATCATTGTCATCGCTATCGGCAATCCTACTAACAGACTTAATTTAACTGCATCCATATAGCTGTTAACATCGGCTATATTTCTTCCAACTTGTAAATATCCCCAATCGCGATTATCTTTGGTGTGTAAGTCTAATGACATTTGATGGTAAAAATTACCAGTATCGTCTTGAATTGTTTGCCAAAGTTTCTGATTAAAATCTGAAGATTCAGTTTGTGGTAAAGAACCTGCAATTGCAATCAAATCTCCCGAATTACCAAACAAACGCACGTAATAACCTTGATGAATTGCGTTTAGAATATGTCGTTGAGCAGTAGACTTTTGCGATATGCAACCCGTTTCTACTACACAAATACTTGGTAAAACTTCTCTTACAATTGGTTCTACTTTTTCGGGCTGTTTTAGCTTGGATTCTAAATTATTATGTAAACTTCTAGCGACAAATTCTAATTCTCTATCTAAAGCTTCTGAATGGGCATGAGATACTGCCGTATAAAAACCGAAGCTACAAATAGTTAAAATTAAACCCATAACAATAGCATACCAAAGTGCTAATCGAAACCGAGTTCGTTGAAAAAGTTTATTTTGATTCATGTTTATAATTAATTCTTAAAATTAAAACGATATCCCATACCATGTAAAGTTTCGATAGGATTTCCACAGCCACTAGCAGCTAATTTTCGTCGTAATAAACGTACCTGCGCGGCTAC comes from Rivularia sp. PCC 7116 and encodes:
- the rppB gene encoding two-component system sensor histidine kinase RppB produces the protein MNQNKLFQRTRFRLALWYAIVMGLILTICSFGFYTAVSHAHSEALDRELEFVARSLHNNLESKLKQPEKVEPIVREVLPSICVVETGCISQKSTAQRHILNAIHQGYYVRLFGNSGDLIAIAGSLPQTESSDFNQKLWQTIQDDTGNFYHQMSLDLHTKDNRDWGYLQVGRNIADVNSYMDAVKLSLLVGLPIAMTMIAFASWWLAGLAMRPIYQSYRQIQQFTADAAHELRTPLAATQATIDSVLLMPDLDIKEAWDILGTIKRQNQRLISLVVDLLMLSRFDRESLSVQRELCSLNDIIEDLIEEFAAMAISSDVILKSEIRINKEINIIGNTEQLYRLFSNLIVNAIQYTLPGGEVTVILDSYETEAEIRVKDTGIGIPKNERSNVFDRFYRVNSDRSRHTGGSGLGLAIAKAIVVSHHGSLEVESEVGKGSTFIVTLPLLQSSRTKLIKRA